One Leptotrichia hongkongensis genomic window carries:
- a CDS encoding phospholipase D-like domain-containing protein: MKKKTTKRTNYTTKKTTRTRNIPKVEQPFLEGISCDIYVGKKAGISVRNAIQKAKKSITVISPFLSGDMITEDIFSSLNKDVQVNIVSKDNEKIYPFLRKNLFKYHSILGFGKFILLFGKIILTALYLILSIAALEIFTLFLFDISFTKSVFPITKNNLLVLTIFLGIFTFFLRTVIKNNEFYYSLRDNFNIHILSKNYDLHSKIYIIDNKIAFLGSLNFTDTGFMLNHETCIKTTDKTAIKHLNNVYKDLLKVNSISLKELKYKISKKN; the protein is encoded by the coding sequence ATGAAAAAAAAGACAACAAAACGAACTAACTACACAACAAAAAAAACTACAAGAACAAGAAATATTCCAAAAGTTGAGCAACCTTTCTTAGAAGGGATTTCCTGTGATATCTATGTTGGAAAAAAAGCTGGCATTAGTGTACGAAATGCAATCCAAAAAGCCAAGAAATCAATCACGGTAATCTCTCCCTTTTTAAGTGGGGATATGATAACTGAAGATATTTTTAGTTCATTAAATAAAGACGTACAGGTAAATATCGTTTCAAAAGATAATGAAAAAATTTATCCTTTTTTACGAAAAAACTTATTTAAATATCATTCAATACTAGGTTTTGGAAAATTCATTCTTCTCTTTGGAAAAATTATACTAACAGCACTCTATTTAATTTTGTCAATTGCAGCACTAGAAATTTTTACACTATTTCTTTTTGATATTTCCTTTACAAAGTCTGTATTTCCAATTACAAAAAACAATCTTTTAGTTTTAACAATTTTTCTAGGAATTTTTACATTTTTTCTAAGAACAGTAATAAAAAACAACGAATTTTACTATTCATTGCGTGATAATTTTAATATTCATATTTTAAGCAAGAACTACGATCTTCACAGCAAAATCTACATAATTGACAATAAAATTGCATTTTTAGGCTCCTTAAACTTTACCGACACAGGGTTTATGCTAAATCACGAAACTTGCATAAAAACAACAGACAAAACTGCAATTAAGCACCTAAATAACGTTTATAAAGATTTACTAAAAGTAAACTCAATATCACTAAAAGAATTAAAATATAAAATTAGCAAAAAAAATTAG
- a CDS encoding esterase/lipase family protein has protein sequence MNKIAKNILIGSIITIAGAVATQNVVAGILYHEYKIKTYYEKDDKSRKNQDFMVLLHGIYGKSSDMENIAQKFKNDYRIINIQYPTTKDTAEEIVERYIKPNIEDINGQIYAENLHRKIENQYYEIDENGKRKDKKNDENTQKNIKINFVAHSMGTGILRYYLKENPLENLGKVVFISPPSHGSHLADVPFVDKLPFMLGKVVPQFSTKKDSFVNQLGEPNYDYMILIGNKTNNPLYSMIIRGKDDGMVPLETAKMESDNFKIINNTTHTSILKDNRTMKEISDFLKSPDIKENDEKKDNKTN, from the coding sequence TATATTAATCGGCTCAATAATTACAATAGCTGGAGCAGTTGCAACTCAAAATGTTGTTGCTGGAATTCTTTACCATGAGTACAAAATCAAGACTTACTATGAAAAAGATGACAAATCTCGAAAAAATCAGGATTTTATGGTACTTCTTCACGGTATTTACGGGAAAAGTTCGGATATGGAAAATATCGCACAAAAATTTAAGAATGATTACAGAATTATCAATATTCAGTATCCTACTACCAAGGACACTGCTGAAGAGATTGTTGAACGTTATATAAAGCCAAATATTGAGGATATTAATGGGCAAATTTATGCAGAAAATCTACATAGAAAAATAGAAAATCAGTATTATGAAATTGACGAAAATGGTAAACGAAAAGATAAAAAAAATGATGAAAATACACAAAAAAATATAAAGATTAATTTTGTTGCACACTCGATGGGAACTGGGATTTTACGATATTATTTAAAGGAAAATCCTCTTGAAAATTTAGGAAAAGTTGTATTTATTTCACCACCATCCCACGGAAGCCATCTCGCAGATGTTCCATTTGTAGACAAACTTCCATTTATGCTTGGAAAAGTCGTCCCACAATTTAGTACAAAAAAGGATAGTTTTGTAAATCAGCTTGGCGAGCCTAATTACGATTATATGATTCTGATTGGAAATAAGACAAATAATCCGCTGTATTCTATGATTATTCGTGGAAAAGACGATGGGATGGTGCCTTTGGAAACTGCAAAAATGGAATCTGATAATTTTAAAATTATTAATAACACTACTCACACGAGTATTTTGAAAGATAATCGAACAATGAAGGAGATTTCTGACTTTTTAAAAAGTCCTGATATAAAAGAAAATGATGAAAAAAAAGACAACAAAACGAACTAA